The nucleotide window CTTATCGATATGCACAGCCTCAACCCTAGCACGATGAATCCCTGAAAAATAGGCCTTGTGCTGTGCCTCACGCAACTGATTATAGTTCTTCTTTGTAATATTTCTTCCCATGCTATTTACTTTGCGTTGGCTTTCCCTTGGTTAAATACTGCTGCAAAAATTCAGCAAGGTTAAATGGCCTGTCCCCACCAAAATGGGAATGTAGTGGATAACCTTGAGCGTCAATATCCCCGGTCCATCCACGAACTTGATTCAAATTTATAGTAGTTGCACAATCCCCCATCCACATAATTGAATGCTGAAGACTTACAATATTTGCATAATAATTTCGTTGTCTCCAAAAAACAGGACGATTTACCATCAACCCAAATTTTGGAACAGTATTTATGGCTAAATTTCTTGCTTCTGCGTTAATCTTGTTCAATTGCAAAGCTGAAAATGCTTCTGCCGCCTCTGCTGTATCTAAATAGCCCCACACATCCCCCGATCCTACACGAGCCCCAAGAGTCGGGATTAAACCCAAAGAGAAAGCTGGCTGGCTTGAATGAATATTGGCATTCTTCGCCGTGTTCAGAGACGAAATAGTCATCTGTGTACTGACAAAGACAGTAAAAACCCCCTCATCCGTAGAAGTGTTGCTGTACCCAATCTGGTCATATTTCTCGATTGTAAAATCCTTCATATAATCAAATTTTGGAGGCTTAGAATAATCCACTATTTCAAAATTTGAGCCTAAAGTTTCAGCGAAGATTTGCATAGAAGTTAACTCATACGCACTTGATCCATACTTCCCGGCATATTCTTCACCAAAAACATCTTTATACTTTTGGAACTCCGTACTCGTATCTATGTCAGCGGCGTTAGATCCCCCAGTCGCAAAATATTCTGGACCAAAATCATAAAGGGGCATCTCAAAAACAAGATCACCTCTGGGCGTTGCATAAAACCTAAAATCAATTCTTTCCGCAAGATCATAAATAAGACTCAACCTGTCCCGAAACACAGAGTGCATAGAAATGGATTGGGTTAGGGATTTATCCATTACATTTCGGCCTAAATCACTACCAAGCTTTGCGGGAGCGAAATAATAAACTTTCCCACTACCAACAGGATAGTGCTCTATATCGGTTCCTATAGCCGAAATTATATTAGCAACAGTATAAGTTTCCCCATCAAAATAGCTGCTCCCGTCTTTAGACATCCGTAACAAATCTTTTTCTTGTACTCTATGATTTAAGATATCCGTCCAAACCCCTAAATCTTTTATCTCCTGCCCTATCCGCTTGTCCTCTTCATCCATAGTCCCCAAGAAAAAAGCACTAAGCCCTATCCGATCACTAGCACGCTGAAAACAAACCTCCCTTGGGCCAGTAACAGGTGGAAGATCTCTACCTTGCAACATCCCGTGCTGTTGATCCAACTTCCTACTAATCATATGCTCAAGAACTTTGGGCCTATAAGATTCCGCGCTCTCATAATAGCTACCAGAGGCGGAATCCCACATATTTCCAGAATTTACCGCAGCAAACGTACTTTCCCCAACCCCATTAGACATTTCACTAGATACGTAATTCCACAAGTCTTCTTGCGTCATATTGGCAACAAAGGCAGCGGTTGATTCTTTCAGCAAACCAGACAACGAACCTGAACCAAAGAATACAGTTTCCAAAATTTCAAATAAAGTTAAATTACCAAAAAATTCCTGGTACAAAGAAACATTCGTAGTAGCCACATTCGCTATTTCCCGAATAAGATCAGTAATCCGCAAGTCAAGCGTTCCGGAGCTAACGTTGACAAGAGCATACCGCGCCATTTTTGAAACATCCGTACAAGTTATTGAAACCAAACTTTCGTTATTTGTCCCAACATTCTCCGTAAACGTATCCATAAAGCCTGAGAACATCCAATACCAAATTCGTGGATCATAGGGGTCACGGAAAGCTATACGAACAGGGTCATTCGCATGAAAAATACAATCACCTTCCTGCATAGGATAATCAAAGATAGTTTTTGCGTCATACCTAACCATATTTGTATTTTCAACAGCTAATGTTTCTTGTGTAAAAGTCATCTTCTTCTCAAGAATTTCCCGCTTATACCAACCGGGAACGTAGGCGTCATTCCAAGCAACAGACAAATCACCCTTTGTTGAATCCTTTATCTCAATAGCCTTTGAAACAGCCAACACTGAAGCATCCTCAGAGTAACCTTGATCCATGAGGGCCTGGACTTGCGCTGCCGTATCATCCATCAACATAGACTCAAGTTCTTCATTTGAAGAAAATGCATAAGCAGAGTCACCAATTGCTTGCTTTATCTTGGCATCATACTCATTCTTAACAGCATTACGCCCTTTTCCAATAGCCCTCATATCTTCATGATTTAAAATGTATTTGTCATAAGGATTCAACAAAGTAAAAGAACAACTTCCCGCTGAACGTTCCGCAGATCCGCCCGAACAATTTACACGAACCTCAGTAACATCTTCGGTTACTTCATAACCAAAAATGAAAACCCTGTAGGCAGGAAAAGCCGCACGATAAATTCCCTGCTCTAAGGCCAGTTCTTCAGGATCTTTATTCATTACTGACATTACTATTGCCCCAAGTCGTTTGCATAATCTTGGCTCAAATTACGAATCATTGCCGTATAAATTGCATCCAATGACGGAGTTGATCCCAATGCGGTAAAACCAAAAGACCACCTCTTATTAAAGGGTTCTTCCGCAACATCCGACATTTCCAACACCCTATCAAAATGCCCAACAAAGGTAATAAAAGAATTACCAAACATAGGACTCGCATATGAAATATATGTATAAATGGGGGTACCGTCAGAGGGATCTAAGACCGGCTCCCTGGTAATTGCGTATAAATTCCAGAATGCGGCAAGTTTGGAAACCCCTGCTAGATTCTTTACTGTACCTTTAGGTTGTAAGCTAAGCCCCGACTCAACAGCAGCCGAACCATCAGACAATTTCTGATTCATCCAATCAGAAGCTTTATTTACATATGCAGAAGCTGTGGCCAAAAACCCGCCTTTGTTGTATGCTCCTGTATTCAAATTAATATTACCAGACATACCACTAAATTCCATTTGTAGAAGATCGTTATTTCTCCCCATTTGATTGGTCCAGTGGAAGAACGTGGCACCGCCTTGTGTATCCTTACGAGTAATTCGTTTATTCTGCTTGAACGAAACATTCGTAGGGTTCATAAGCATAGAAATTCCCTTCATTTTGTACTTAATTCGATACGTATTTGTAATATAAAACGGAACCCTCAACGAAACCGATTCATAAGGATTCAACATCCTTGTCAATGCTTCCGCAAAATTTGGAATTGAAGAAGCCTCACCAAAAAACTGTGAATATGCAGTCATCTTTTACCTACCCCCTAGAAACCATCACCCGGAGAAGAAGGAGAATATGCCTTCTTTGCGCCTGATTTTTCCTCATAATACTTATCAACCTCACCCTCATTTGCAGCTTCTGTTGCCCCAGGCTGTGCAGAATAGAATCTGGCCTGTTTCTTATTCCCTACATCAATATTCAAAGTATTAGCCTTACTCTCCGCAAACCCCGGCTTATATGAAGACCCGCCCTGGAACTTTGCTCCAGGACTTGCATGATAGAAATATGTAGCACCTTGGGTTGGATCTTTACCCCGACTTTCCCCGCTCAAGAACTCATGTGCAAATTTCTTCGCTTCTGCTCCGGGGGCTCTTGCCGTCCCATAGGCACGCCCCGCTTCCCCTTGTTTTCCATAACCCGCCCCACCTGTAATCACATCTGTCAAACTCTTCCCATAACTGGAACCTTTTTCCTGCAACCTATTCATTGCAGTCCAAGCAACCGCCTGTGCCTCTAGCTCATGCGCCCCACCACCAGTTATGCCCTTACCCCCTGTCTCCGTCTCAATCATACGAGCAAGAGCTTCTTCGTCCTGTGCATGGCGTTGTGGGTCCATTCCCTGAGAAATTAGCGTTTGATCACGATATTCACCCTTTTCCCCAAACAACAAACCACACCTAGGACAATTACCTTTTAATGTAACAGATATTCTTCCATCCTGCCCAACACTTGTACTTGCCAAGGACAGCCCCCCACCAACCCACGAAGAAGTATCCGCCGCACCTAAAACGTCACTTTTATTTGAACTCAACCCATATGTTTTTCTATCTTTCTCGTTCCCTCCCCCAGCCTGAATTATAACAGGAACAGTCCTAACCATGGGCTGCTGCGCTGTTTCACTAAAAGCAGTAGGAACAACACTTTGATTTGGGGACATGTTTAAATTCCAAGCAGCCTTCAGTCCCTCTAAAGAATCACCAACAATGTCCATACCAGCGGACTTCATCCCGTCTGCCCACTTATCAAACCCCGCCCCCATCTTCTTTCCATGCTCTTTCATCTTATCAATAACACCAAAAAGAGCAGTCACTGCTTGAATCTCTGCCGCCTTTTTCTCAGGCGTATTTGGGGTAAAAAGGGACTTAAACTCAAAAGCCATAAATTTGAAAGAAAGAATCAAATAAGCAGCAACATCAAAAACCAAAGCTAGCAACCCTTGGCCCATATCTGAAACACCCTGCAAAATCTTATTCAAATGCTTTTGAAACTGTGATTGCTTCTTTCCTTCTTCTTCAAATGCGCCCCTAAATAATTTCATATTAGTTTCTGTAATTTGTTTAGCTTGTTTAAAATCTCCTCTATCAATTGCCTCTTTGACCATAAGAATAGTCTTCGCCCCCGTTATATTAACACCCATCATTTTTTCCAGCATAAACCCTGCGCGAGTCTTATCCCCACCGGTCTGGTCCAAGGCAACACTAGCAATCTTCCCAATCATACCCATCAACTCTTCGGAGCTATCACCCTTAGCAACACGGGAATATGCTTCCATCATTTTTTGACGTGCTTCCAACCCCTCTCCATAACCCATTTTCTCCCCAAGAAAAGCCGCCATATCATCCGACATTCCCGTAATAGCCCCAGCGATTTGTTGCAGACCCAAAGCAGCCTGTCTCCCAGCAAATTGCTTAGGAACACCCATTTTCTCAAAACCCTCTTGTAGACTTACAGAAAGGTCAATAACAGAATCTATATCGAATCCGTACTTCTGAAGCGTTGCACCAGCATCTTCAACATTCTTGGCAAATTGCTGTGTGCCAATTCCACTATCCTTACCAGCCATCATCAATTTCAACGTTGATTCTCTGGCTTGATCTAAAGTCTTTCCATAATCAACCATCATACTAACCATACGATTAGCTGTAGTCCCGCCCGCCATATCGAACATTTTGTCAACGGCAAACGAGAAAGTAAAATAATTATCTTTAACTCCCTTTATTCCCATTTCTACTTTAGTCAGCATATCCTTAATGCCAATACCACCACTAACAAACGCAGAAGCAACACCCTGAGTTTCTTCCTTTGCTATTCCAAAAAACTTCTGAAACTTTTCTTGAAGACCAGAAATATGTGCTGTCCCCTTAGCTACCATACCCTTAACACCTGAATCTGTAGCCTCAACCATTATATTCGAAACTTCACCCGCTTCTTTTGAAATTCTGTCCTTTGTCATGTAACCAAAAGCCATAACACCTAGAATTGTAGCTAAGATATTACCAGGAGTCGGAAGATGGACCAAAGACGCCCCACCCTTAATTTTACTCATAAATGAAGCAAAGTCTTTTTGCATCCAAGACTTCTTCTTATTTTCCTTCACAGACACACCTGCCCCAACAACTTTTCCGTCCTCCATTTTAAAAGACATATTCAGGCCAAATGGATTTTTCTTCATCATTTCAGAAAACTTATCCATATCCCGAATATCCATTGTAATTTTTACGGCAGTTTCCAGACCAGCGGCAGATTTCAAAAAGAAAGAAGTCTGCAACTGCGCGGCCTGACTCTGGGTATCATAACTTTTTTGAATCTGAGAAACAGAGGACATAGACTTTAACAACTCGTTTGACATCATCTCCAACAACGGAGCAAAACCCTCCTTCAAGGATTTCAACGTATCCTTCAGCAAATCCTCGTTATCCGTTGATAAAGTTTTGAGGGTTCTCCCCAAATCAGTAAAACTGTAACGAATCTTCTCAAGTTGTTGGAGATCAACTATCATTAATCATCTTGTCCTTCCCCAGCAACCATTCTATTTTTTATCATCGTATTCGAAGCCCTAAAATATTCTCCATCAATCCAAAAACGTCCCCCCTCTGATGAAGCATTTGCGGAACCTTCAGGAACATACAACCCCGCCTTAATCTGCTCCCTCCACCTTTTCTGTGTCTCTTGTGCCTGTTTGCTGAGTCCTACATTAACATTCCCAGTAACACTGGCCCGTATAGCAGGATCATTATTTCTAATGTCTTGTTTTCTCTGAAATTCATCAATTGTTGCAGAAGCATTTAATGGATCTTTGGCAATATCCCACAACAAATCAACACGCTTGTTAACCTGAGCAAGACCACGAGCCAAACCATCTAAAGCAGCATCTACAAACCCCCGTTTATCATCACCGAATTTTGTGTTTAATGCAGCAGAAAGACTTCCAAAAGCATCCTCAAAAATACCCTTCATCGCCCCACCAACCTTGCCCGCGCCCTCAGTAACTTCATCCAAGCCTTTACCCATTGAAGCAAATTGCAGATCAAAAGCAGCATTAATTTGTGCATCCAACTTATCAGCTTCATCCCCAGGCTTCATCATCAGCCGTGCAGGTAATGTAGTTAGCCACTTAAAGCCAAGAACCAACGTGCCCAAAATGCCACTCATAATCTTCAACAGCCCTTTTCCAACTTGTGCCAAACCATCAATCAAGTCCCTCTGATTCTTTTGCATTTCCGAAACAGCTTTACCCTCTGTCAGAAAAGCTTCACGCAAGGCTTTTGTTTCCTTATTCCCCAAATCCTGAATTTCCGCCCCTTTTTCTAATTTTTCAGCAACATCAACCGCCGCAGTGGCCGCTTGTGAAGTAAGACCCTGTTGTTCCAAGAAATAGATGCTCTCTTCCCGACTACCCCCCGTTTGCTCTTTAGCGTACCTAACAGCCGTCTGGACCGCATCAATCAAGAAACCCTTGTCCTCACCCTTGGCAACCC belongs to Patescibacteria group bacterium and includes:
- a CDS encoding cell wall hydrolase, which codes for MIVDLQQLEKIRYSFTDLGRTLKTLSTDNEDLLKDTLKSLKEGFAPLLEMMSNELLKSMSSVSQIQKSYDTQSQAAQLQTSFFLKSAAGLETAVKITMDIRDMDKFSEMMKKNPFGLNMSFKMEDGKVVGAGVSVKENKKKSWMQKDFASFMSKIKGGASLVHLPTPGNILATILGVMAFGYMTKDRISKEAGEVSNIMVEATDSGVKGMVAKGTAHISGLQEKFQKFFGIAKEETQGVASAFVSGGIGIKDMLTKVEMGIKGVKDNYFTFSFAVDKMFDMAGGTTANRMVSMMVDYGKTLDQARESTLKLMMAGKDSGIGTQQFAKNVEDAGATLQKYGFDIDSVIDLSVSLQEGFEKMGVPKQFAGRQAALGLQQIAGAITGMSDDMAAFLGEKMGYGEGLEARQKMMEAYSRVAKGDSSEELMGMIGKIASVALDQTGGDKTRAGFMLEKMMGVNITGAKTILMVKEAIDRGDFKQAKQITETNMKLFRGAFEEEGKKQSQFQKHLNKILQGVSDMGQGLLALVFDVAAYLILSFKFMAFEFKSLFTPNTPEKKAAEIQAVTALFGVIDKMKEHGKKMGAGFDKWADGMKSAGMDIVGDSLEGLKAAWNLNMSPNQSVVPTAFSETAQQPMVRTVPVIIQAGGGNEKDRKTYGLSSNKSDVLGAADTSSWVGGGLSLASTSVGQDGRISVTLKGNCPRCGLLFGEKGEYRDQTLISQGMDPQRHAQDEEALARMIETETGGKGITGGGAHELEAQAVAWTAMNRLQEKGSSYGKSLTDVITGGAGYGKQGEAGRAYGTARAPGAEAKKFAHEFLSGESRGKDPTQGATYFYHASPGAKFQGGSSYKPGFAESKANTLNIDVGNKKQARFYSAQPGATEAANEGEVDKYYEEKSGAKKAYSPSSPGDGF